A section of the Flavobacterium sp. CG_23.5 genome encodes:
- a CDS encoding PAS domain S-box protein: MKEAKPTYDELLKKTQEQESEIIQLIKREESLASFKFFIEESKDLVCIVGIDAFFKEINPTFVDILGYSKEELLNNSLIHLLHPDDLERSLTEIESLATGKPSINYENRFLKKNGEFITIQWTAKSISSGNIYAIGRDITEIRKAQENLISSENLLNVAQKIAKIGSWEFDLMTKKMIWSHELYSIYEIEEKPEQNLFEGYLSRFEKEDVAIFQNKINQCLVDKKPFECEQCAVFTDQRIKWLHVIVIPVLDPHGEVIALRGNTQDITLKKQHEETLRANEQSEIVLNSKLIEEKSNAKFRNYIENAPDGVFVVDENGNYLEVNPAACFITGYSKEELLSMKFGDLSTSESLENSNQQFKILLETGSLKGELIIFHKNGEIVTVFVDAVKLSENRFIAFVKDITERKKVDFIIEQNEKRFRALVENNDSIITLLDENLNTVFRSPSSLRVTGYTSQEFRKISNTDYFHPDYVEYMQQIMQITLDNPGKSNPVLFQVKHKNGNYIWLEGVLNNLIEHNGVKGIIANLRDVTESKKANEIIIKEKDKFAKIAATSPGLIYSMRQNKDGSLTYPYASHAVEEIYGFSFEDIENNADKIFELIHPDDLGKVIQSIKETKSQLVPLKVEYRYFHPIKGLVWHEVNSLPVLEPEGTVICHGIITDVTKRIEAEHKIEKANRLYFFISQINQMIVRTTDEQTLFREACDIAVNVGKFRMAWIGIIDETSKKVIPAMIAGEDRGYHSIIKTISIADDLPEGRGPGGTAVREQRYVVCNDIENDLMMKPWKDEAVDRGYLSLMTLPIKKFGKVIGIFTFYASEKNFFDEEEIALLEEANGDVGFAMEIFEKEALRKKAEQGVFESEQRYHTLSEVSPVGIFRTDASGSTTYVNPRWCQMSGLSPQEALGIGWLDAVHFEDKNKLFEGWENATSLQEISESEYRFVRPDGAITWVMGQAIPERNSENQIVGYIGTTTDITERKIAEDAILNEKQLSEIIINNLPGIFYLYDESGKFVKWNKNFETITGYTTEEIAQMEPIDFYDEDFKEKIRTRIKTIFEKKSQGIEVELFTKNKAKIPYYISSHAFEYKENKCLLGMGFDLSNIKKAEEKIKIANERFEMISCATNDALYEYNILTEESWYNDAFLSLFTLDNEDKKLKLDAALWKEKVHPDDYERVINTLNASYEETTSTWSNEFRFQKADGSYGIFYDRVFITRDESGKVIRLNGAMTEITELINIREQLISSEDKYRSLIEQASDAIFINDISGDLLEVNESACAMLGYTKEELCEKNITDLFTNIELADRPIMREELLNGERTSLERNMLRKDKSLVAVEISAKMLADGRVVAIVRDVSERKKAEEELKKTNKKMEAIIDAIPDLMVEVGLDGTIYKYHSHRKDPLLSPSDRFIGKKISEILPADAANLAFSAIREAAEKGFSTGRQYVLDREKELRWYELSIAPMKETAEHDTHFICLSRDITKVKLADDTLQKSEERYRGLLQNLDAGIIVHKPDTSIIMSNVKASELLGLSVNQMLGRNVIDPKWRFINEDNSVMRIEDYPVNLIISTGKSIKNITVGVNRPLTNDIIWLLVNGFLVQDNKDEVTEIVISFIDITERKLMEIELLKSKEQAEAANKAKTDFLANMSHEIRTPLNGIIGFTHLLMKSDLEKNQLEYMSTVNESATTLMQLVNDVLDFSKIESGNLELLIEETDIFKLTHQVIDLFKYQANQKKIALSLNIDSNVPKWILADSIRLKQILVNLLSNAVKFTTFGQIQLDVNVIDDSEKKWTTLKFSVKDTGIGIKTNNNKKIFNSFVQEDNSTNRKYGGTGLGLAISNQLLALMDSKLQLISKYGDGSDFFFEIKFRKAKAKKQTPFEEIVGNASETPISTEILTNKKVLIVEDNKINMLLAKTLVKKLISNCIIFEAKDGNEAVEKYKTEIPDVILMDIQMPNKNGYEATQEIRELEDVVKTPIIAITAGIMIGDKEKCLESGMDDYLSKPIIQTDLENILHKWLDK; this comes from the coding sequence ATGAAAGAAGCCAAACCAACTTACGATGAATTACTCAAAAAAACGCAAGAACAAGAATCAGAAATAATTCAATTGATAAAAAGAGAAGAGTCATTAGCTAGCTTCAAGTTTTTTATTGAAGAGTCTAAGGATTTAGTATGTATTGTAGGAATTGATGCTTTTTTTAAAGAGATCAACCCCACTTTTGTCGATATTTTAGGATATTCAAAAGAAGAATTGCTTAATAATTCTTTAATCCATCTTTTGCACCCCGATGATCTTGAAAGATCGTTAACAGAGATTGAAAGTCTTGCTACAGGAAAACCTTCAATAAATTATGAGAATAGATTTTTGAAAAAAAACGGCGAATTTATCACTATTCAATGGACTGCAAAGAGCATTTCTTCTGGAAATATTTATGCAATTGGAAGAGATATTACTGAAATAAGAAAGGCTCAGGAAAATTTAATATCCAGTGAAAATTTGTTAAATGTTGCGCAAAAGATTGCTAAGATTGGAAGTTGGGAATTCGATTTGATGACAAAAAAAATGATTTGGTCTCACGAATTGTATTCGATTTATGAAATTGAAGAAAAACCAGAGCAAAATTTATTTGAGGGATATTTGAGTCGGTTTGAAAAGGAGGATGTCGCTATATTTCAAAATAAAATCAATCAATGTTTAGTTGATAAAAAACCGTTTGAATGTGAGCAATGTGCCGTTTTTACGGACCAAAGAATAAAATGGCTGCATGTAATTGTTATTCCGGTGTTAGATCCTCATGGAGAAGTTATCGCTTTAAGAGGAAACACTCAAGATATTACCTTAAAAAAGCAACACGAAGAAACTTTAAGAGCCAATGAACAGAGCGAGATCGTTCTTAATTCCAAATTAATTGAAGAAAAAAGTAATGCTAAATTTAGAAATTATATAGAAAATGCACCTGATGGCGTTTTTGTTGTAGATGAAAACGGCAATTATTTAGAAGTCAATCCTGCTGCATGTTTCATAACGGGTTATTCAAAAGAAGAATTATTATCAATGAAATTTGGTGATTTATCAACTTCAGAATCTCTTGAGAATTCTAATCAACAATTCAAAATTCTTTTGGAGACCGGCAGCTTAAAAGGAGAGCTTATAATTTTTCATAAAAATGGAGAAATCGTAACTGTTTTTGTCGATGCAGTGAAACTTTCTGAGAATCGTTTTATTGCGTTTGTAAAAGATATAACAGAAAGGAAAAAAGTAGATTTTATAATAGAACAAAACGAGAAACGTTTTCGCGCATTAGTAGAAAATAATGACAGTATAATCACCTTACTTGATGAAAATTTAAATACTGTTTTTCGCAGCCCTTCTTCTTTGAGAGTTACCGGCTATACAAGCCAAGAATTTAGAAAAATTTCAAATACGGACTATTTCCATCCAGATTATGTCGAATATATGCAGCAGATTATGCAAATAACATTGGATAATCCTGGAAAATCAAATCCAGTTTTGTTTCAGGTAAAACATAAAAATGGTAATTATATTTGGTTGGAAGGAGTATTGAATAATTTGATTGAGCACAATGGCGTGAAAGGTATAATTGCCAATTTAAGAGATGTCACTGAAAGTAAAAAAGCCAATGAAATAATAATAAAAGAAAAAGACAAATTTGCAAAAATTGCGGCTACTTCGCCAGGATTAATTTATTCTATGCGTCAAAATAAAGATGGCTCATTAACTTATCCTTATGCCAGTCATGCAGTTGAAGAAATTTACGGTTTTTCATTTGAAGATATTGAGAATAATGCAGATAAAATCTTCGAATTAATTCATCCAGATGATTTAGGAAAAGTGATTCAAAGCATAAAAGAAACCAAATCGCAGTTAGTTCCTCTTAAAGTGGAATATCGCTATTTTCATCCAATTAAAGGATTGGTTTGGCATGAAGTAAACTCTTTACCGGTACTTGAACCTGAAGGTACGGTAATTTGTCATGGAATTATTACTGATGTTACTAAGAGAATAGAAGCCGAACATAAAATTGAAAAAGCGAATCGACTTTATTTTTTCATCAGTCAAATCAACCAGATGATTGTTCGTACGACTGATGAGCAAACATTGTTCAGAGAGGCTTGCGATATTGCTGTAAACGTAGGTAAGTTTAGAATGGCATGGATTGGAATTATAGATGAAACTTCTAAAAAAGTTATTCCTGCAATGATTGCTGGTGAAGATCGAGGGTATCATTCAATCATTAAAACTATTTCTATAGCTGATGACCTCCCAGAAGGCAGAGGTCCAGGCGGTACTGCTGTAAGGGAACAAAGATATGTTGTTTGCAATGATATTGAAAACGATTTAATGATGAAGCCTTGGAAAGATGAGGCGGTAGATCGGGGCTATCTATCTTTAATGACACTTCCCATAAAAAAATTCGGGAAAGTAATTGGAATTTTTACTTTTTATGCCAGTGAGAAAAACTTTTTTGACGAAGAGGAAATTGCGTTATTAGAAGAAGCGAACGGTGATGTTGGCTTTGCAATGGAAATTTTTGAAAAAGAAGCCTTAAGAAAAAAAGCAGAACAAGGAGTTTTTGAAAGCGAACAACGATATCATACCCTTTCTGAAGTATCTCCGGTGGGTATATTCCGCACCGATGCATCAGGTAGCACCACCTATGTTAATCCTCGATGGTGCCAGATGTCGGGTCTTTCCCCTCAGGAAGCATTAGGAATTGGTTGGCTGGATGCTGTACATTTTGAGGATAAAAATAAACTTTTTGAAGGCTGGGAGAATGCTACCTCACTTCAGGAAATCTCGGAGTCAGAATATCGTTTTGTTCGCCCTGATGGTGCTATCACTTGGGTAATGGGTCAGGCTATTCCGGAGCGAAACTCTGAAAATCAAATTGTGGGTTATATTGGCACAACCACTGATATAACGGAACGCAAGATTGCTGAAGATGCAATCTTAAATGAGAAACAACTATCGGAAATAATAATCAATAACCTTCCGGGTATTTTTTATCTGTATGATGAATCTGGTAAGTTTGTAAAATGGAATAAAAATTTCGAGACCATTACGGGCTACACAACAGAAGAAATAGCTCAAATGGAACCGATTGATTTTTATGACGAAGATTTTAAAGAAAAAATAAGAACAAGAATAAAGACCATATTTGAAAAAAAATCGCAAGGAATAGAAGTAGAATTATTTACAAAAAACAAAGCTAAAATTCCATATTATATTAGTTCTCATGCTTTTGAGTATAAAGAAAATAAATGCCTCTTAGGAATGGGATTTGATCTTTCTAACATTAAAAAAGCGGAGGAAAAAATAAAAATTGCCAATGAGCGATTTGAAATGATTTCGTGCGCCACTAATGATGCGCTATATGAATACAATATATTGACAGAAGAAAGCTGGTACAATGATGCCTTTTTGAGCCTTTTTACTTTAGATAATGAAGATAAAAAATTAAAACTAGACGCAGCACTGTGGAAAGAAAAAGTTCATCCAGATGATTATGAAAGAGTAATTAATACTCTTAATGCATCTTATGAAGAAACCACTTCAACATGGTCTAATGAATTTCGTTTTCAAAAGGCGGATGGAAGTTATGGTATATTTTACGATCGGGTTTTTATAACTAGAGATGAATCTGGGAAAGTGATTCGTTTAAATGGAGCAATGACTGAAATTACCGAATTAATAAATATAAGAGAACAACTTATTAGCAGCGAAGATAAATACCGTAGTCTTATTGAACAGGCTTCAGATGCTATTTTTATTAATGATATTTCAGGTGATTTGCTCGAAGTGAATGAAAGCGCTTGTGCTATGCTTGGCTACACCAAAGAAGAACTTTGCGAAAAAAATATAACAGATCTCTTTACAAATATTGAGCTTGCCGATAGGCCAATTATGCGAGAAGAATTGCTCAATGGAGAACGAACTTCCCTTGAGCGTAATATGTTGCGCAAGGATAAATCTTTAGTAGCAGTTGAAATCAGTGCTAAAATGCTCGCTGATGGACGTGTCGTAGCAATAGTTAGAGACGTAAGTGAACGCAAAAAAGCCGAAGAAGAACTCAAGAAAACCAATAAAAAGATGGAGGCAATAATTGATGCTATTCCAGATTTAATGGTTGAAGTAGGTTTAGATGGCACTATTTACAAGTATCATTCCCATCGGAAAGATCCACTTTTGAGCCCATCAGATCGATTTATTGGCAAGAAAATATCAGAAATATTACCGGCTGATGCGGCTAATTTAGCCTTCTCAGCAATCCGAGAGGCAGCGGAAAAAGGATTTTCAACAGGACGTCAGTATGTTTTGGATAGAGAAAAGGAACTGCGTTGGTACGAACTTTCCATAGCTCCGATGAAAGAAACTGCCGAACATGATACGCATTTTATATGTCTTTCTCGTGATATCACTAAGGTTAAACTTGCAGATGATACGTTGCAGAAAAGCGAAGAAAGATATCGTGGTCTATTACAAAATCTTGATGCTGGGATTATTGTACATAAACCTGATACTTCAATTATTATGAGTAATGTGAAAGCATCAGAATTATTGGGATTAAGTGTGAATCAAATGTTAGGGAGAAATGTGATTGATCCGAAATGGCGGTTTATAAACGAAGATAATTCTGTGATGCGGATAGAAGACTATCCTGTAAATCTAATTATTAGCACTGGCAAATCAATTAAAAACATTACAGTTGGAGTCAATCGACCGTTAACTAATGATATAATTTGGCTTTTAGTCAATGGTTTTCTTGTTCAAGATAACAAAGATGAGGTTACTGAAATTGTGATTAGTTTTATTGATATCACGGAACGAAAATTGATGGAAATTGAATTATTAAAATCCAAGGAACAAGCGGAAGCCGCTAATAAAGCTAAAACAGATTTTCTTGCCAACATGAGTCACGAAATTCGAACTCCCTTAAACGGAATAATTGGGTTTACTCATTTGTTGATGAAATCAGATCTTGAAAAAAATCAGTTGGAGTATATGTCAACTGTAAATGAATCCGCCACAACATTGATGCAACTGGTTAATGATGTTTTGGATTTTTCTAAAATTGAATCAGGAAATTTAGAATTGCTTATTGAAGAAACAGACATCTTTAAATTGACACATCAGGTCATCGATTTATTTAAATACCAAGCCAATCAAAAAAAGATAGCCTTGTCACTAAATATTGACAGTAATGTTCCAAAGTGGATTTTAGCGGATTCAATTAGGTTAAAACAAATATTGGTAAACCTATTGAGTAATGCCGTAAAGTTTACAACTTTTGGCCAAATACAGTTGGATGTTAACGTAATCGATGATTCAGAGAAAAAATGGACAACCCTAAAGTTTTCTGTTAAGGATACTGGTATTGGAATTAAAACAAATAATAATAAAAAAATATTTAATTCTTTCGTGCAGGAAGACAATTCTACCAACCGAAAATATGGAGGAACAGGATTAGGTTTAGCGATTTCGAATCAGCTTTTAGCCTTAATGGACAGCAAACTGCAGTTGATTAGTAAATATGGAGATGGTAGCGATTTTTTCTTTGAGATTAAATTTAGAAAGGCCAAAGCAAAAAAACAGACTCCTTTTGAAGAAATAGTTGGAAATGCAAGTGAAACTCCAATTTCCACGGAAATTCTTACCAATAAAAAAGTTTTAATTGTTGAGGATAATAAAATTAATATGTTGTTGGCTAAAACACTGGTGAAAAAATTAATTTCAAACTGTATTATTTTTGAAGCCAAAGATGGGAATGAAGCTGTAGAAAAATATAAGACAGAGATACCGGATGTTATATTAATGGATATTCAAATGCCAAATAAAAATGGCTACGAAGCCACTCAGGAAATAAGAGAATTAGAAGATGTTGTTAAAACTCCTATTATAGCAATAACAGCGGGAATTATGATTGGCGATAAAGAAAAATGTCTAGAATCAGGAATGGATGATTATTTATCAAAACCAATAATTCAGACTGATTTAGAAAACATCTTACATAAATGGTTGGATAAATAA
- a CDS encoding catalase, whose translation MKNEKKKFDDSENQKQQDLKFNKSDATNQFMTTDQGLKINDDNNSLKVGERGPSLLEDFILREKITHFDHERIPERIVHARGSAAHGYFQVYESMEKYTKAGFLQDPSIKTPVFTRFSTVAGFRGSTDLARDIRGFSVKFYTEQGNYDLVGNNVPVFFIQDAIKFPDLIHAVKPEPNNEMPQAASAHDTFWDFISLMPETMHTIMWVMSDRAIPRSLRMMEGFGVHTFRFINKKNESHFVKFHWKPKLGTHAVLWDEAQKISGKNSDFHRQDLWESIENGHFPEWELGVQIIPDADEHKFDFDLLDPTKLVPEELVPVTLIGKMVLNRNPDNFFAETEQVAFHPGHIVPGIDFTNDPLLQGRLFSYTDTQLSRLGSPNFHEIPINKTIAPMHNNQRDGHMRQEINVGRVSYHPNSLGGGCPFQAKIEEGGFSSFNERIDAQKVRDRSESFSDHFSQATLFFKSQTQTEKNHIINALRFELGKLETLAIQNRMLGLLSQIDADLANKVAEGLGLKVPKSPEKPMNHGIGANADKQKYEPKKVTNHMKPSDALSMLKNKTLSKTIATRQVAVICSEGVDRAAINAMKAALDKEGASMKIVAPHLGTIKANDGSEIKVDQSFLIAASVLFDAVYIPGGKNIGFLSSKPEVIEFINEAYKHCKVIGADASEIFSETNVKVQFDIKDVTDGIVLKANEADKAFVKSFIEAMGQHRFWNREKAL comes from the coding sequence ATGAAAAACGAGAAAAAAAAATTCGACGATTCTGAAAACCAAAAACAGCAGGATTTAAAATTTAACAAATCTGATGCCACCAATCAGTTTATGACGACTGATCAGGGTCTTAAAATAAACGATGATAATAATTCGCTTAAGGTTGGTGAACGTGGACCTTCGTTACTGGAAGATTTTATTTTACGAGAAAAAATTACTCACTTTGACCATGAAAGAATCCCGGAAAGAATCGTGCATGCTCGAGGTTCAGCAGCACACGGCTATTTTCAGGTTTACGAATCTATGGAGAAATATACTAAAGCAGGGTTTCTGCAAGATCCAAGCATTAAAACTCCGGTTTTCACCCGTTTTTCTACGGTTGCGGGATTTAGAGGCTCTACAGATTTAGCAAGAGATATTAGAGGATTTTCGGTAAAATTTTACACAGAGCAAGGCAATTATGATTTAGTTGGAAATAACGTACCGGTATTTTTTATTCAAGATGCCATTAAGTTTCCTGATTTAATCCATGCCGTTAAACCAGAACCTAATAATGAAATGCCACAGGCTGCTTCTGCACACGATACTTTTTGGGATTTCATTTCCCTAATGCCAGAGACGATGCATACCATCATGTGGGTGATGTCAGATAGAGCAATTCCCAGAAGTTTAAGAATGATGGAAGGTTTTGGTGTTCATACTTTCCGGTTTATAAATAAAAAAAACGAATCTCATTTTGTTAAATTCCATTGGAAACCAAAATTAGGAACACATGCTGTGCTTTGGGACGAAGCCCAAAAAATATCAGGAAAAAATTCAGATTTCCATCGTCAGGACCTATGGGAATCCATCGAGAACGGACACTTTCCCGAGTGGGAACTTGGAGTTCAAATCATACCAGATGCCGATGAGCATAAATTTGATTTCGATTTATTAGATCCAACGAAACTTGTTCCCGAGGAATTAGTTCCAGTTACCCTAATTGGAAAAATGGTTCTGAATCGCAATCCTGATAATTTTTTTGCTGAGACGGAGCAAGTCGCTTTTCATCCCGGTCACATTGTCCCGGGGATAGATTTTACAAATGATCCCTTGTTACAAGGACGTTTGTTTTCTTACACGGATACACAATTATCGCGTTTAGGCAGTCCTAATTTTCATGAAATTCCAATTAATAAAACTATAGCCCCGATGCACAATAATCAGCGTGACGGACACATGCGCCAGGAAATTAATGTGGGTCGGGTTAGTTATCACCCAAATTCTCTCGGTGGAGGTTGTCCTTTTCAAGCAAAAATTGAAGAAGGTGGTTTTAGCAGTTTCAACGAAAGAATCGATGCGCAAAAAGTACGCGATCGCAGCGAAAGTTTTTCGGATCATTTCAGTCAGGCTACCTTGTTTTTTAAAAGCCAAACCCAAACAGAAAAAAATCACATTATAAATGCCTTGCGTTTTGAATTAGGTAAACTGGAAACCTTGGCGATACAAAACCGTATGTTAGGATTGTTATCTCAAATTGATGCAGATTTGGCAAATAAAGTAGCGGAAGGTTTGGGACTTAAGGTGCCAAAAAGTCCTGAAAAACCAATGAATCATGGTATAGGTGCAAATGCAGACAAACAAAAATACGAACCTAAAAAAGTTACAAATCACATGAAACCTTCGGATGCATTAAGTATGCTCAAAAACAAAACACTGTCCAAAACTATAGCGACACGACAAGTTGCTGTTATATGTTCGGAAGGGGTTGACAGGGCTGCTATTAATGCCATGAAAGCAGCGTTGGATAAAGAAGGAGCGAGTATGAAAATTGTTGCGCCACATTTAGGAACAATAAAGGCTAACGATGGAAGTGAAATCAAAGTAGATCAAAGTTTTCTCATTGCTGCTTCGGTTTTATTTGATGCGGTATATATTCCTGGAGGGAAAAACATTGGTTTCCTGAGTTCAAAGCCTGAAGTAATCGAATTTATAAATGAAGCTTATAAACACTGTAAAGTTATTGGTGCTGATGCATCTGAGATTTTTAGTGAAACGAATGTTAAAGTTCAATTTGATATCAAAGATGTTACAGATGGAATTGTTTTAAAAGCGAATGAGGCGGATAAGGCCTTCGTAAAATCCTTTATAGAAGCGATGGGTCAGCATCGTTTTTGGAATCGCGAAAAAGCACTTTAG
- a CDS encoding SemiSWEET family sugar transporter — translation MEYIQILGLAAAAFTTGANFPQTYKIIKTKSTKDISKVTYGMLFLGGIMWLIYGILKSDVPIIIANGISSTICGIIFMLKLSSRKLLEELDKKI, via the coding sequence ATGGAATATATTCAAATACTCGGTTTAGCAGCAGCGGCATTTACAACAGGAGCAAATTTTCCACAGACTTATAAAATTATAAAAACTAAATCAACGAAAGATATCTCGAAAGTCACTTATGGAATGCTATTTCTGGGCGGTATTATGTGGCTGATTTATGGAATTTTGAAATCGGATGTTCCTATTATTATAGCCAATGGCATATCTTCCACGATTTGTGGAATCATTTTTATGCTAAAACTTTCTTCAAGAAAATTATTGGAAGAGTTGGATAAAAAAATATAA
- a CDS encoding DUF72 domain-containing protein: MVNKYIGCSSFYNTKWKSTFYPEDLPQNKWFEFYCENFDTYEVNATLYKFPILKSLQKWNDRSPDHFLFSVKAPKQITHLKKFIDCKAEINNFYSICKEGFKEKLACILFQLPTGIPYNLQLLEIIISSINPDFKNEIEFRHESWWSQKVYDRLSENQIVFCRVNHPTLPRNIVVNNTTVYVRLHGSPTMFYSNDSHDDLKILYHNIVKEPRFNEIYIYFNNTASAAGVMNALELAQFF, from the coding sequence ATGGTAAATAAATATATCGGATGTTCAAGTTTTTACAATACGAAATGGAAAAGTACTTTTTATCCAGAAGATCTCCCGCAAAATAAATGGTTCGAATTTTATTGCGAGAATTTTGATACCTATGAAGTAAATGCGACTTTATATAAATTTCCTATTCTTAAAAGCTTGCAGAAATGGAATGATAGAAGTCCTGACCATTTTTTATTTTCAGTAAAAGCGCCAAAACAAATTACTCATCTCAAAAAATTCATTGACTGTAAAGCAGAGATTAATAATTTTTATTCCATTTGTAAAGAGGGATTTAAGGAGAAGTTGGCTTGCATTTTATTTCAATTGCCTACTGGCATTCCGTATAACTTACAATTACTGGAGATTATCATCAGTTCAATAAATCCAGATTTCAAAAACGAAATTGAATTCCGACATGAAAGTTGGTGGTCACAAAAAGTTTATGATCGCTTATCAGAAAATCAAATCGTTTTTTGTCGTGTAAATCATCCCACATTGCCTAGAAATATTGTCGTCAATAATACTACGGTTTATGTGAGATTGCACGGCAGTCCAACAATGTTTTATTCTAATGATAGTCATGATGACCTGAAAATCTTGTATCACAATATCGTTAAAGAACCGAGATTCAATGAAATTTATATCTATTTTAATAATACAGCAAGTGCTGCAGGAGTGATGAATGCGTTGGAATTGGCACAATTTTTCTAG
- a CDS encoding MarR family winged helix-turn-helix transcriptional regulator, with the protein MKIEEIIKSTAPLNNSTRTVLNVIYTQNVITDNFNEILKPFDLSGEQYNVLRILRGQKGFPANMCVIQERMLARTSNTTRLVDKLLLKNLVTRNVCPENRRKIEVLITQKGLGILKELDPKVAEHEQFFSKNLRPEELEQLNHLLEKYRNK; encoded by the coding sequence ATGAAAATTGAAGAAATTATAAAAAGTACAGCTCCATTAAACAATTCGACAAGAACTGTTTTGAATGTAATTTACACTCAAAATGTAATTACAGATAATTTTAATGAAATCTTGAAGCCTTTTGACCTTTCTGGAGAGCAATATAATGTTTTACGAATATTAAGAGGTCAAAAAGGATTTCCAGCGAATATGTGCGTCATTCAAGAACGCATGTTAGCCCGAACAAGCAATACGACAAGATTAGTGGATAAATTATTATTGAAAAATCTTGTCACCAGGAATGTTTGTCCTGAAAACAGAAGAAAAATTGAGGTATTAATTACTCAAAAAGGGTTAGGTATTCTAAAAGAATTAGATCCCAAAGTAGCAGAGCACGAACAATTTTTTTCAAAAAATTTGAGACCAGAAGAATTAGAACAATTAAATCATTTATTAGAAAAATACAGAAATAAATAA
- a CDS encoding NAD(P)H-dependent oxidoreductase, producing the protein MSTFLEHQNWRYATKKFDATKKISTEDLNILKEAIRLSTSSFGLQPYKVIIVENLELRAKLQQASWGQSQVIDASHLFVFANQINIGDAEVDAYVKNTSIVRELPIDALAGFGDYMKGYIKPLTEDAKNIWTSKQTYLAMGNLLNAAAELKIDVTPMEGFVPAQVNEILGLDKLGLNASLIATLGYRHAEDASQHYKKVRKSNEELFITL; encoded by the coding sequence ATGAGTACATTTTTAGAACACCAAAACTGGAGATACGCAACAAAGAAATTTGATGCTACAAAAAAAATTTCAACGGAAGATTTAAACATATTAAAAGAAGCCATTCGTTTAAGTACTTCTTCTTTTGGCTTACAACCTTACAAAGTCATTATTGTTGAAAATCTAGAATTAAGAGCAAAACTCCAACAAGCATCTTGGGGACAATCGCAAGTTATTGATGCATCCCATTTATTTGTTTTTGCAAACCAAATTAACATAGGTGATGCTGAAGTTGATGCTTATGTAAAAAATACTAGTATTGTTAGAGAATTACCAATCGATGCTTTAGCTGGTTTTGGTGATTATATGAAAGGATATATCAAACCGTTAACGGAAGACGCAAAAAACATTTGGACTTCAAAACAAACTTATCTTGCGATGGGTAATTTATTGAATGCCGCTGCCGAATTAAAAATTGACGTTACCCCGATGGAAGGTTTTGTTCCTGCTCAGGTAAATGAAATTTTAGGATTAGACAAACTAGGTCTTAACGCTTCTCTTATCGCAACTTTGGGCTACAGACACGCAGAAGATGCGTCGCAACATTACAAAAAAGTTAGAAAATCAAACGAAGAATTATTTATCACATTATAA
- a CDS encoding YceI family protein — protein MKNLKSIALALVVVLSTLSVTAQTKKVDASKSSINWLAKKVTGKHNGTVNLKDGKLVFKGKKLIGGAFNVDMTSLTCTDLTGEYQGKLNGHLKSEDFFGTEKFPTSTLVFKKVVLKAPNLYTVTGDLTIKGITKPITFDLATTKNTAATTFMVDRTKYDIKYNSASIFSSIGDKAISDEFELAVALKY, from the coding sequence ATGAAAAATTTAAAATCAATTGCATTAGCATTAGTAGTAGTTTTATCTACTTTATCAGTAACAGCACAAACTAAAAAAGTAGATGCTTCAAAAAGTAGCATCAATTGGCTTGCTAAAAAAGTTACAGGAAAACACAATGGTACAGTAAACCTTAAAGATGGTAAATTAGTTTTCAAAGGAAAAAAGTTAATTGGTGGTGCTTTTAATGTTGACATGACATCATTAACATGTACAGATCTTACTGGAGAATACCAAGGAAAATTGAACGGGCACCTGAAATCAGAAGATTTCTTTGGAACTGAAAAATTTCCAACTTCAACATTAGTTTTCAAAAAAGTAGTTCTAAAAGCGCCTAATTTATATACTGTAACTGGAGATTTAACAATCAAAGGAATAACCAAACCTATCACTTTTGATCTTGCAACGACAAAAAATACTGCTGCAACTACATTCATGGTAGACAGAACAAAATACGATATCAAATATAATTCTGCAAGTATCTTCAGCAGTATTGGAGATAAAGCCATTTCAGATGAATTTGAATTAGCTGTTGCTTTGAAATACTAA